The following proteins come from a genomic window of Frankia casuarinae:
- a CDS encoding histidinol-phosphate transaminase translates to MKVRFAGRDPLRDVTAYRSTEPANTAANEPGRFDLSSNELVLPPLPPLPTVLSVIEDGLSRLARYPDPTARTITEEIAKHLHVSPDAVAVGPGSAGVLQQILLALCGVGDEVIYAWPGFDAYPLLVAISGATSVHVPLTSTGDHDLDEIRARVGPRTRVILLCSPHNPTGVVIDRHRLDSFLRSLPGDVLTVLDEAYVEFDRGENPPGTPDVLSRHRNIVVLRTFSKAYGLAGLRIGYAAGPERIMVTVRKAGLPFGVTHIAEQAAILSLHSEGELRGRLDTVTVSRDELTAGLRWSGLPVLPSRANFVWLPLAAAADSFAQDLAEAGIRVRPYPGYGVRISVGAPEAQESLLRSLGRGVPTIWV, encoded by the coding sequence GTGAAAGTGAGATTCGCCGGCCGTGACCCGCTGCGGGACGTTACGGCCTATCGGAGCACAGAGCCCGCGAACACGGCGGCAAACGAGCCCGGGCGGTTCGACCTGTCAAGCAACGAACTCGTGCTTCCCCCACTGCCCCCACTGCCCACAGTGCTCTCGGTCATCGAAGATGGCCTCAGCCGGCTGGCCCGTTACCCCGACCCGACGGCACGGACCATCACAGAGGAGATCGCGAAGCACCTGCACGTCTCCCCAGACGCGGTAGCGGTGGGCCCCGGAAGCGCCGGGGTACTCCAACAGATTCTTCTCGCACTGTGCGGCGTCGGCGACGAGGTCATCTACGCGTGGCCGGGCTTCGACGCCTACCCGCTCCTGGTCGCCATCAGCGGGGCCACGAGCGTTCACGTTCCGCTCACGTCTACCGGTGATCACGACCTGGACGAGATACGTGCGCGGGTCGGCCCGCGCACCAGGGTGATTCTTCTCTGCTCTCCCCACAATCCAACCGGCGTGGTCATTGATCGCCATCGTCTGGACTCCTTTCTGCGCTCACTGCCGGGCGACGTCCTCACGGTGCTCGACGAGGCCTACGTCGAGTTCGATCGCGGCGAGAATCCCCCGGGTACTCCGGATGTTCTCAGCCGGCACCGCAACATCGTCGTGCTCCGGACCTTTTCGAAGGCCTACGGGCTAGCGGGCCTGCGGATCGGCTACGCCGCGGGCCCGGAGCGGATCATGGTGACCGTCCGCAAGGCCGGTCTTCCCTTTGGGGTCACCCACATCGCGGAGCAGGCGGCGATCCTCTCCCTGCACAGCGAGGGTGAGCTACGCGGTCGCCTGGACACGGTGACCGTGTCGCGAGACGAACTGACCGCTGGTCTCCGGTGGTCGGGTCTGCCGGTGCTGCCTTCTCGCGCCAACTTCGTCTGGCTCCCCCTGGCCGCTGCGGCCGACTCCTTCGCGCAGGACCTGGCGGAGGCAGGAATCAGGGTCCGCCCCTATCCGGGGTATGGCGTACGGATCTCCGTCGGAGCACCGGAAGCACAGGAGAGCCTCCTGAGGTCCCTTGGCCGAGGCGTACCCACGATCTGGGTGTGA
- a CDS encoding 2-dehydropantoate 2-reductase gives MTARAGGPRIAVVGAGAVGGYLGGRLAGAGHEVEFLARGENLAALQKNGLRVMDDSGCWSVPDVSASDDPDDIGRVDFVLLCVKTGQLSDAVESLGLMVGPDTAVLTLQNGVDAPGQVAARIGRRRVLPGTIRIAATMAGPGEIRHAGTTCEVSFTAWDGQASRQVTRLRELFRESQVTVTEPDDIWATLWAKFLMVVPVGSLGAATGGATIGELRSRSGTRQLLIAGMREIYEAGLGLGIFLPDDAVDTAMGLVDRQSAGVTTSLQRDILTGRRSELDAWTGAAVRLAHDAGLSAPVHELLYELLAIRESRAAEAA, from the coding sequence ATGACGGCACGAGCAGGCGGACCGAGGATCGCGGTGGTAGGCGCGGGCGCGGTCGGTGGGTATCTCGGCGGCCGCCTGGCCGGCGCCGGTCACGAGGTGGAGTTCCTCGCCCGGGGCGAGAACCTCGCCGCGCTCCAGAAGAACGGGCTGCGGGTAATGGATGACTCAGGTTGCTGGTCGGTGCCGGATGTAAGCGCCTCCGACGACCCTGACGACATCGGAAGAGTCGACTTCGTTCTGCTCTGCGTAAAGACGGGACAGCTTTCCGATGCCGTCGAATCGCTGGGCCTCATGGTCGGCCCGGATACCGCGGTCCTCACTCTGCAGAACGGGGTCGACGCTCCCGGCCAGGTCGCGGCGAGGATTGGCCGCCGTCGCGTGCTGCCCGGAACGATAAGGATCGCGGCGACGATGGCCGGTCCTGGCGAGATTAGACACGCCGGCACCACCTGCGAGGTAAGTTTCACCGCGTGGGACGGCCAGGCATCAAGGCAGGTGACGCGCCTTCGTGAGCTCTTCCGAGAATCCCAGGTGACGGTTACCGAGCCTGACGATATTTGGGCCACCCTGTGGGCGAAGTTCCTGATGGTGGTGCCGGTCGGCAGTCTCGGAGCCGCCACCGGCGGCGCGACCATCGGCGAACTCCGTTCTCGGAGCGGTACTCGCCAGCTCCTGATCGCCGGCATGCGGGAGATCTACGAGGCCGGTCTCGGGCTGGGAATCTTCCTGCCCGACGACGCCGTGGACACGGCGATGGGACTGGTGGACAGGCAATCAGCCGGGGTCACCACCTCACTTCAGCGAGACATCCTGACCGGTAGGCGGTCGGAGCTGGACGCGTGGACCGGGGCCGCTGTCCGGCTGGCCCACGACGCAGGTCTGAGCGCGCCGGTTCACGAACTCCTATACGAGTTGCTCGCCATCCGAGAGTCGCGTGCGGCCGAAGCGGCCTAG
- a CDS encoding transposase, translated as MRPPRARTWGRRGRTPVVRVPGRGGNGRVSVVGMVCYRPGWRPRLLYRARTWRGGGGRRGIGWEDCRDLLAAAHAQLPGGRLVLVWDRVNIHRQTEMTTFLREHAGWVSAVLLPAYAPELNPAEGVWSQLKRTAVVNLAARALDEVCQAVKHGLKRMQYRPPLLLGFLAETGLVWEELWST; from the coding sequence CTGAGGCCGCCACGGGCACGGACCTGGGGCCGGCGGGGTCGGACCCCGGTGGTGCGGGTACCGGGGCGGGGTGGGAACGGCCGGGTGAGTGTGGTCGGGATGGTCTGCTACCGGCCCGGCTGGCGTCCGCGGCTGCTCTACCGGGCCCGGACCTGGCGGGGTGGTGGCGGGCGCAGGGGGATCGGCTGGGAGGACTGCCGGGATCTGCTGGCCGCCGCGCATGCGCAGCTTCCCGGGGGCCGGCTGGTGCTGGTCTGGGACCGGGTGAACATCCACCGGCAGACGGAGATGACCACGTTCCTGCGGGAGCACGCGGGCTGGGTGAGCGCGGTGCTGCTACCGGCCTACGCCCCTGAGCTGAACCCGGCCGAGGGGGTGTGGTCACAGCTCAAGCGCACCGCTGTGGTGAACCTGGCTGCCCGCGCCCTCGACGAGGTCTGCCAGGCGGTCAAGCACGGGCTGAAACGAATGCAGTACCGGCCCCCGTTGCTGTTGGGGTTCCTCGCCGAAACCGGTCTGGTCTGGGAAGAGCTATGGTCAACATGA
- the trpS gene encoding tryptophan--tRNA ligase, with protein sequence MNTDSASIGLDTTDSDPATSALRTSAAQARSAELEELILSNPERFRVLTGDRPTGRLHLGHYFGTLHNRVRLQDLGTEIFLIIADYQVLTDRDVADNLTAHVEELVLDYLAIGIDPARSTIFTHSAVPALNQLMLPFLSLVSVAELNRNPTVKEEIAHSRQSAVSGLMYTYPVHQAADILFCKGNLVPVGQDQLPHLELARTIARRFNDRYGDGTRLFPEPEALLSSAPLLLGTDGSKMSKSRRNAVALAATADETARLLKGAKTDSERHITYDPANRPEVSSLLLLASLCQNRHPHQVADDIGSAGAAALKKIVIEAVNDYLAPIRARRADYAEDRSHLRRVLREGNERAGAVADATLAEVRTAMNSHY encoded by the coding sequence GTGAACACTGATTCCGCGTCCATAGGCCTAGATACCACAGACTCGGACCCCGCTACCTCGGCGCTCAGAACCTCCGCCGCCCAGGCGCGCAGCGCGGAATTGGAAGAACTGATTCTCAGCAACCCCGAGCGGTTTCGGGTACTGACGGGTGACCGTCCTACCGGGCGCCTACATCTCGGGCACTACTTCGGCACGTTGCACAATCGGGTTCGCCTTCAGGATCTCGGGACGGAGATCTTCCTGATTATTGCTGACTACCAGGTTCTGACCGATCGCGACGTAGCGGACAACCTGACCGCCCACGTGGAGGAACTGGTCCTGGACTACCTGGCCATCGGCATAGACCCGGCACGCAGCACGATCTTCACACACAGTGCCGTCCCCGCCCTCAACCAGCTGATGCTGCCCTTTCTAAGCCTTGTCTCCGTTGCCGAGCTGAACCGCAATCCCACCGTCAAGGAGGAGATCGCGCATTCCCGGCAGTCGGCCGTCAGTGGCCTGATGTACACCTACCCCGTCCACCAGGCCGCCGACATTCTCTTCTGCAAGGGAAACCTGGTCCCAGTGGGCCAGGACCAGCTTCCCCACCTCGAACTCGCCCGCACGATCGCCCGCCGCTTCAACGACCGCTACGGCGACGGCACCAGACTGTTTCCAGAGCCCGAGGCGCTCCTGTCGAGCGCGCCCCTTCTCCTCGGCACGGATGGCTCCAAGATGAGCAAGAGCCGGCGTAACGCTGTGGCCCTGGCTGCGACCGCCGACGAGACCGCCCGGCTGCTCAAGGGAGCGAAGACCGACTCCGAGCGCCACATCACCTACGATCCCGCGAACCGTCCCGAGGTGTCCTCCCTCCTCCTGCTCGCTTCGCTCTGCCAGAACCGGCACCCTCATCAGGTCGCCGACGACATCGGCTCCGCCGGGGCCGCCGCACTTAAGAAGATCGTGATCGAAGCGGTCAACGACTACCTGGCACCGATCCGGGCTCGCCGAGCCGACTACGCCGAGGACCGCTCCCATCTGCGCCGTGTGCTCCGCGAGGGCAACGAACGAGCGGGAGCCGTCGCCGACGCAACCCTCGCCGAGGTGCGTACCGCCATGAACAGCCACTACTGA
- a CDS encoding winged helix-turn-helix domain-containing protein translates to MRYATGGGLTPAEQVERERVRRAAAGRFAAGASQAEVAREFRVTPKTASRWHHAWEAEGESGLRSAGPGSRCRLDDRDLARLEAVLRRGPGPYGWEDQRWTLARVRQVIAAEFGVDYTLAGVWLLLDRQGWSCQLPARRAVERDDAAVDAWAQEEWPAVKRPRRPRTPGSVSSTRQDRG, encoded by the coding sequence ATGAGATATGCGACGGGTGGCGGGTTGACGCCCGCCGAGCAGGTGGAACGTGAGCGGGTCCGGAGGGCTGCGGCCGGCCGGTTCGCCGCGGGGGCGAGCCAGGCCGAGGTCGCCCGGGAGTTCCGGGTGACCCCGAAGACCGCGAGCCGCTGGCACCACGCCTGGGAGGCCGAGGGCGAGTCCGGGCTGCGCTCGGCCGGGCCGGGGTCGCGGTGCCGGTTGGATGACCGGGACCTGGCCCGGTTGGAGGCGGTCCTGCGCCGGGGACCGGGGCCGTACGGCTGGGAGGATCAGCGGTGGACCCTGGCCCGGGTCCGCCAGGTGATCGCAGCAGAGTTCGGGGTGGACTACACCCTGGCCGGGGTGTGGCTGCTGCTGGACCGGCAGGGCTGGTCGTGCCAGCTCCCCGCCCGCCGCGCGGTCGAACGCGACGACGCCGCGGTCGACGCCTGGGCGCAGGAGGAGTGGCCGGCGGTAAAAAGACCGCGGCGGCCCAGGACGCCTGGATCTGTTTCCTCGACGAGACAGGACAGGGGCTGA
- a CDS encoding DUF5825 family protein: MSALLDIDGLRALADRHGRRPAGGRPGAAVLVLGADWTGLPAPDELGSLLRRVPVAGVRLAEAVDLSGLPADVTARSIALVRECSSIGVRLSWSLSLSPDQMGMVRILDHLPPPGKVTVLGEGELPLGHWRSAGSFGLFYFRKGPDFVSVVDQRSEATNRFIVDDAVLIDVLRQGMSGCAWADVTRTPQYAAAARDLVGKGLILRVGDYCVTLPVHMRRWPVGTLLLGGTLAAAGTKKSVLTVDRQL; this comes from the coding sequence ATGAGCGCCCTGCTGGATATCGACGGACTCAGGGCGCTGGCCGACCGCCACGGGCGCCGCCCGGCGGGCGGGCGACCGGGCGCCGCGGTGCTGGTCCTCGGTGCGGACTGGACCGGGCTCCCTGCTCCTGACGAACTGGGATCGCTTCTGCGGCGTGTGCCCGTCGCCGGTGTGCGGCTGGCTGAGGCCGTCGACCTGTCAGGACTCCCGGCTGACGTGACCGCGCGAAGCATCGCGCTGGTTCGCGAATGCTCCTCGATCGGAGTGCGGTTGTCGTGGTCATTGAGCCTGAGCCCGGACCAGATGGGGATGGTTCGGATACTCGATCACCTACCGCCTCCGGGGAAGGTGACCGTCCTGGGCGAGGGAGAACTCCCCCTCGGCCATTGGCGATCGGCGGGCAGTTTTGGTCTGTTCTATTTCCGGAAGGGGCCGGACTTCGTCTCCGTAGTCGACCAGAGGAGCGAGGCCACGAATCGGTTCATCGTCGACGACGCCGTCCTCATCGACGTGCTCCGGCAGGGAATGTCGGGATGCGCGTGGGCCGACGTGACCCGGACTCCGCAGTATGCCGCGGCCGCGCGGGACCTGGTGGGCAAGGGCTTGATCCTGCGCGTCGGCGACTATTGCGTCACTCTACCGGTGCATATGCGTCGTTGGCCGGTGGGGACGCTTCTGCTGGGCGGGACTCTGGCCGCGGCCGGCACGAAGAAGTCCGTTCTGACGGTTGACCGGCAGCTCTGA
- a CDS encoding IS66 family transposase — MSVLSVTDDVTEVAYWRGRAERAEECAEKAEARVGQLQLRVEELSEQVAVLSRMLFGRSSEKTGPSSAVDEKPEDRQDSGGGDAGRPARQRGQRPGSRGHGRRDYSHLQTREEIHDVPEVDRACPGCGVAFTPLGTDDSEQVDWQVVITRIVHRRRRYRRCCTCPGPRTVTAPVPPKPIPKGRFTAGFLARLLYEKYVLGLPLHRIARALAADGLGVAEGTLCGALKDVHGLLGGLDEQIVARNAAAGHVHADETTWRVFERVEGKDGTRWWLWVFVAADTVVFRMDPTRSAAPVEKHFGIDRAAGALSDGRRLVVSSDFYTVYQSLGRVDGVDPLWCWAHIRRYFIRAGDAHPQLRYWADQWVARIGMLYLAHRALAAEQPTTGGYREAAGAFEAALRAIDTARRAEAAIHSLHPAAKKVLATLDREWDGLARHQDFPDLDLDNNAAERALRTPVVGRKNYYGAHAEWAAHLAARVWTIVATAERNGREPLAFLTGYLNACATAGGKAPAGPALEPFLTWQTTTQTGSPPSTDPPQDGPPDGPEP; from the coding sequence GTGTCTGTTCTGTCTGTCACCGATGATGTCACCGAGGTGGCGTACTGGCGTGGGCGTGCCGAGCGGGCCGAGGAGTGTGCGGAGAAAGCCGAGGCCCGTGTCGGGCAGCTGCAGCTGCGGGTCGAGGAGTTGAGCGAGCAGGTCGCGGTGCTGTCCCGGATGCTGTTCGGTCGTTCCTCGGAGAAGACCGGCCCGTCGTCGGCTGTGGATGAGAAACCAGAAGATCGGCAGGATTCGGGCGGTGGGGATGCCGGCCGGCCGGCGCGTCAACGCGGGCAGCGGCCGGGGAGCCGGGGGCATGGCCGGCGGGACTACTCGCATCTGCAGACCCGCGAGGAGATCCATGATGTGCCCGAGGTCGACCGTGCCTGCCCCGGGTGTGGGGTGGCGTTCACGCCGTTGGGGACCGACGACAGCGAACAGGTCGACTGGCAGGTCGTGATCACCCGGATCGTGCATCGGCGGCGGCGGTATCGGCGGTGCTGCACATGTCCGGGGCCGCGGACAGTGACCGCGCCGGTGCCACCCAAACCGATTCCCAAGGGCCGGTTCACCGCAGGGTTCCTCGCCCGCCTTCTCTACGAGAAGTACGTCCTGGGCCTGCCGTTGCACCGGATCGCTCGGGCGCTGGCCGCCGACGGGCTCGGTGTTGCCGAGGGCACTCTGTGTGGGGCGTTGAAGGACGTGCATGGACTGCTCGGCGGGCTCGATGAGCAGATCGTGGCGCGTAACGCCGCCGCCGGTCATGTCCACGCGGACGAGACGACGTGGCGGGTGTTCGAGCGGGTCGAGGGCAAGGACGGGACCCGCTGGTGGCTGTGGGTGTTCGTCGCCGCCGACACGGTGGTGTTCCGGATGGACCCGACCCGCTCGGCTGCCCCGGTCGAGAAGCACTTCGGGATCGACCGGGCCGCCGGGGCGCTGTCCGACGGACGTCGCCTCGTCGTCTCGTCGGACTTCTACACCGTCTACCAGTCCCTGGGCCGCGTCGACGGAGTCGACCCGCTCTGGTGCTGGGCACACATCCGCCGGTACTTCATCCGGGCCGGGGACGCCCACCCCCAACTGCGGTACTGGGCCGACCAGTGGGTCGCCCGGATCGGGATGCTCTACCTCGCTCACCGCGCCCTCGCCGCCGAGCAGCCCACAACCGGCGGCTACCGCGAGGCCGCCGGCGCGTTCGAGGCCGCGCTGAGGGCGATCGACACGGCGCGGCGCGCGGAGGCGGCGATCCACAGCCTGCACCCGGCGGCGAAGAAGGTCCTGGCGACCCTGGACCGGGAATGGGACGGGCTGGCCCGCCACCAGGACTTCCCCGACCTGGATCTTGACAACAATGCTGCCGAGAGAGCGCTACGGACCCCGGTCGTCGGGCGGAAGAACTACTACGGCGCACACGCTGAGTGGGCCGCGCACCTCGCCGCCCGGGTCTGGACCATCGTCGCCACCGCGGAGCGTAACGGCCGTGAACCCCTCGCGTTCCTGACCGGCTACCTGAACGCCTGCGCCACAGCCGGCGGGAAAGCACCCGCCGGCCCCGCCCTCGAACCCTTCCTCACCTGGCAGACCACCACCCAGACCGGCAGCCCTCCCAGCACCGACCCACCCCAGGACGGCCCACCCGACGGGCCCGAGCCCTAA
- a CDS encoding RiPP maturation radical SAM C-methyltransferase, which translates to MPWQGLDTPSSALGVLGPSVREQAPGWSVDELYGNFRWAEHLMCASGGAIGVADYGKVAVQVFQGVGDWVFAPALYDVASYRVDEYAQLLDAQGVDAEVPVEMQRHSRTFIRQLAAEIAADPPDIVGFTSTFMQNVPSLALAREIKRVAPGVLTVIGGSNCDGPQGPALHRNFDQLDFVISGEGERSLPALLRCVAAGASVADIPGLSWRSDGMTVTNPPAESSVPFGVVPAPDYDGYFQALENSSLGPGIRPMAVLETSRGCWWGEVHQCTFCGLNGSNINFRSKAPERIAHEVRDLASRHRVLDVVMVDNILDMGYIDKVMPELAALDCDLRIHYEIKSNMTREQLGRLRDANVLFVQPGIESLSSHVLRLMEKGVSSAHNVRMLRDGMDLGLSVTWNILYGFPGETDEDYQSLLRKMASLEHLQPPTGAWRIALERFSPYFDDPSIGFMFRTPARFYELIYNVPKGELYDLVVRVR; encoded by the coding sequence ATGCCATGGCAGGGACTTGACACACCGTCCAGTGCGCTGGGAGTACTCGGGCCTTCCGTCCGCGAACAGGCGCCCGGCTGGTCCGTGGACGAGTTGTACGGAAACTTCCGGTGGGCTGAGCACCTGATGTGCGCTAGCGGCGGAGCCATCGGCGTGGCGGACTACGGCAAGGTGGCGGTCCAGGTCTTTCAGGGCGTCGGCGACTGGGTCTTCGCTCCCGCGCTGTATGACGTCGCGAGCTACCGTGTCGACGAGTACGCGCAGCTTCTCGACGCGCAGGGTGTCGACGCGGAGGTTCCCGTCGAGATGCAGCGACACTCCCGGACGTTCATCCGGCAGCTGGCGGCCGAGATCGCCGCCGATCCACCGGACATCGTCGGATTCACCAGCACTTTCATGCAGAACGTTCCGTCACTCGCGCTCGCGAGGGAGATCAAGAGAGTCGCGCCGGGCGTCCTCACGGTGATCGGCGGCAGCAACTGCGACGGGCCGCAGGGGCCGGCCCTGCACCGGAACTTCGATCAGCTCGACTTCGTGATCAGTGGTGAAGGCGAACGGTCGCTGCCCGCGCTGCTGAGGTGTGTCGCCGCAGGTGCGAGTGTCGCCGACATACCCGGCCTCAGCTGGCGGTCCGACGGGATGACGGTCACGAACCCACCCGCCGAGTCGTCCGTGCCCTTCGGCGTGGTGCCAGCCCCCGACTACGACGGCTACTTCCAGGCGCTCGAGAATTCGTCGCTCGGCCCCGGCATCCGGCCGATGGCGGTTCTCGAGACATCCCGTGGCTGTTGGTGGGGCGAAGTTCACCAGTGCACCTTCTGCGGCCTGAACGGATCGAACATTAACTTTCGGAGCAAGGCTCCCGAACGCATCGCGCACGAGGTCCGGGACCTGGCGTCGAGGCACCGCGTTCTCGACGTGGTGATGGTCGACAACATTCTCGACATGGGCTACATCGATAAGGTGATGCCGGAGCTGGCGGCCCTCGACTGTGATCTGAGGATTCACTACGAGATCAAGTCGAACATGACCCGCGAGCAGCTGGGCCGCCTGAGGGACGCGAACGTGCTCTTCGTCCAGCCGGGCATCGAGAGCCTGAGCAGCCACGTGCTTCGGCTGATGGAAAAGGGCGTGAGTTCGGCGCACAACGTGCGTATGCTGCGAGATGGCATGGATCTCGGCCTGAGCGTCACCTGGAACATCCTGTACGGATTCCCTGGGGAGACCGACGAAGATTATCAGAGCCTGCTGAGGAAAATGGCATCACTGGAACACCTCCAGCCGCCAACCGGCGCGTGGCGCATTGCACTGGAGAGGTTCAGTCCCTATTTCGATGATCCTTCCATTGGATTCATGTTCCGCACGCCGGCGCGCTTCTATGAACTTATCTATAATGTTCCAAAAGGCGAGTTGTATGATCTCGTCGTAAGAGTTCGGTGA
- a CDS encoding cytochrome P450: MASVQARGGDRMNGTQNGAREGLPPPMVTIKIPAAFRALSGGQRQVAAKGENIREVFADLNECLPGLIDKIMDGQGSVRRYINVYRNDNDIRGLENLETRVEESDVVWIIPAVAGGSIRPAVQEPKVPEVLPSEFFLNPGPSPHATNAELRSKCPVHQINYPPGSEAYAVLGHRAVAEAFTDSRLSKEAENLPPRFRDRALSSSLLMVRNLGFADPPDHARLRRPISRAFLPNAIADLRPRIQDVVDDLIDTFPAPGEIDLLGAFALPLPLTVICEYLGIPVQDRPLFLEWGYILSQDPFQHAESELKAATEEFTDYFTRLVARRRTDLRKDLLSELVRAADSDALSERELLSTILLLLIAGHKTVANLIGNGTALLLGHPGQLDLLRTTPELIPAAVEEMLRFEGSAAWASMRVAVEDMRLAGTEIPRGSFVHLLLSSAGHDPEAYDEPERFDVTRSPNHHLAFGHGAHFCVGAPLGRLQGDIAFTTLLRRLPGFELAVRQDEVEWLADSSLSRGLRALPIRVRERLPR; this comes from the coding sequence GTGGCCTCGGTACAGGCCAGAGGAGGAGACAGGATGAACGGAACGCAGAACGGCGCTCGCGAGGGTCTTCCACCGCCCATGGTTACCATCAAGATACCAGCGGCCTTCCGGGCGCTGTCCGGCGGGCAGCGGCAGGTCGCTGCCAAGGGCGAGAACATTCGCGAGGTGTTCGCCGACCTGAACGAGTGCCTGCCCGGGCTCATCGACAAGATCATGGACGGCCAGGGGTCGGTCCGACGGTATATCAACGTCTATCGAAATGACAACGACATCAGAGGCCTGGAAAATCTCGAGACCCGCGTCGAGGAAAGTGACGTGGTCTGGATAATACCTGCAGTGGCGGGAGGTAGCATTCGTCCGGCGGTCCAGGAGCCGAAGGTGCCAGAGGTTCTGCCCTCGGAGTTCTTCCTCAATCCTGGCCCATCACCGCACGCGACGAACGCCGAGCTCAGATCGAAATGCCCCGTCCACCAGATTAACTATCCTCCGGGAAGTGAGGCATACGCCGTTCTCGGCCACAGGGCCGTGGCGGAGGCCTTCACCGACTCGCGCCTGTCCAAGGAAGCGGAGAACCTACCTCCCAGGTTTCGCGACAGGGCTCTGTCCAGCAGCCTCCTCATGGTGCGTAACCTGGGATTCGCGGACCCTCCCGACCACGCCCGGCTGAGGAGGCCGATCAGCCGGGCATTTCTGCCGAACGCGATCGCCGACCTCCGCCCCCGCATCCAGGATGTCGTCGACGATCTCATCGACACATTCCCCGCGCCCGGTGAGATCGACCTCCTCGGCGCGTTTGCCCTGCCGCTTCCACTCACTGTCATCTGCGAGTATCTCGGGATACCTGTCCAGGACAGACCACTCTTTCTCGAGTGGGGTTACATTCTCAGCCAGGATCCCTTCCAGCACGCGGAGTCCGAGCTGAAGGCCGCGACCGAGGAATTCACCGACTACTTCACCCGGCTGGTGGCCCGACGCCGCACGGATCTGCGGAAGGACCTGCTCAGTGAGCTCGTAAGGGCGGCAGACAGTGACGCACTCAGTGAACGCGAACTCCTCTCCACCATTCTCCTCCTGCTCATCGCGGGCCACAAGACGGTCGCGAACCTGATAGGAAATGGGACTGCTCTGCTACTCGGCCACCCAGGCCAGCTCGACCTGCTCCGAACCACTCCCGAGCTGATTCCCGCCGCGGTCGAGGAGATGCTGCGCTTCGAGGGTTCGGCCGCCTGGGCATCCATGCGGGTCGCCGTCGAGGACATGCGGCTCGCCGGAACAGAAATTCCCAGGGGGAGCTTCGTGCATCTCTTGCTGTCCAGCGCGGGGCACGATCCGGAGGCATATGACGAGCCGGAGCGGTTCGACGTCACCCGATCCCCGAACCACCATCTGGCTTTCGGCCACGGCGCGCACTTCTGCGTTGGTGCCCCCCTCGGCCGGCTTCAAGGAGACATCGCCTTCACAACGCTGCTGCGCCGGTTGCCAGGATTCGAGCTGGCAGTCCGTCAGGACGAGGTGGAGTGGCTCGCCGACAGCTCGCTCAGCCGGGGGCTCAGAGCGCTCCCCATCCGGGTCCGGGAGCGGTTGCCGCGATGA